TCTATCTCTACGACATCGCCGCCTGGGGCCTGATCGGTCTGTCCATCTCCGGCCTGATCATCTGGTGGCGCACCAGAAAGCGTCGCCTACATCGCACATAAAAAAGGGTGATCGGTTCTGACTTGCCGGCCATCACCGATCACCCGCGCGCATGCGACAGAGAGATCAAACCCTCTGCGCTTGCAGGATACAATATAACAGCACGCTTTTTAAGCGTCAATATTCACACAGGGGAGGTTTATGAACCGACGTTTTTTATTTAGCATCTGTCTAACGCTCGCGCTGCCCATAAGCATCATGGCAGAAGACCAGAAGTCAGCGCCCAAAATCAAATTCACGGGATATGGTGAACTCATCTACTCCCACTTCGATTACGGTCCCGACCAGAAAAGCGGCCCAGCGGGTTCGCCGCCAGATAGCCGCGCCACCATAGATATCGCGCGTTTGGCACTCGAAATGGAACTGCGTCTGCTGCGCGGTGTCGAACTGGAAACCGAAGTGGAAATCGAACACGGCGGTACGGGTGGTGCCCTCGAAATCGAATACGAGGAATTTGGCGAATACGAAACCGAAGTGGAAAAAGGCGGAGAAGTCATCCTCGAAGAACTCTACATCAAACGCGAATTTAGCGACGCCTTCAACATCCGCCTGGGCCACTTCTACGTCGCGGTGGGTCTCACCACAGAGCAATACCATCCCACGGACTTTTTCGGCACTCGACGCCCCGAATCGGAAACCGCGGTTATTCCGGCAATATGGCACGAAACAGGTATTGAAATCAGTGGGCATACCAATCGCCTGACCTATCAACTCCAACTCGTCAACGGCTTAGACGCCACGGGCTTCGATTCGCAAAACTGGATAGTGGGCGGGCATCAAACGCGCTTTGAAGAAGTCCGCGCAACCAACATGGCCCTTGTGGGTCGGTTGGACTACCGCCTCATCGATGGCCTCACCTTTGGCGTATCGGGCTATCGCGGCAACAGCGCCGACAACCGCCCCAAACCCGACATGAAAGATGCGGACGCCTATGTATCCATTTTTGACGTTCACGCTGTGCTGCGATACAACCGCTTCCGCGCACAGGGCATGTACCTCTACGGAAACCTGCAAAATGCGGACATTGTCAGCGAGCGCAACCGCACATTGTCCAACAACCTCGACGTCTTGAGAACGCCCGTTGCCAGTGCCGCGTATGCATTTTACGCCGAAGCCGGGTACGACATCATGCCCTTTTTCACTTCGCGCAAGGAGGATCAATGCCATCTGTTCTTTCGATTTGACAGCTACGACACAATGGCCGAAATGCCACAGAACTTTTTTGACAACCCACGCTTCCAACGCCGCGTTTACACGCTCGGCATCAACTACACCATGGGCAACGCCGTCGTCCTGAAAGGCGACTATGCCATGCGGCGTCTGGGTACGGACAACTTCAACGGCGAAAACACCGCCAGTTTTGCACTCGGTTTTCAATTCTAATTTTCAAGGAGAATCACCATGAGACACATTACCCTCAGTATCATCCTCGCCCTATCCCTCGCGGCCTGCGGCAGCAAGGGCGAAAATCCGGTCGCGCCAGAACCAGAACCTGGATACGATTTTTCACCCATCTTGACCGACTTTGCCGACAAAACAGTTATCCCGACCTACAAACACCTTGCCGACGTCTCCACAGACCTCCTCACCGCGGTGACGAATCTCAAAAACAATCCCTCGTCAGCTACGCTGGGAACAGCCCGAGCAAAATGGGTGGCCGCGCGTACGCCCTGGGAACAAAGCGAGGGTTTTTTGTTTGGACCCGTTGATTTCAGCGGCTATGACCCCGCGCTGGATTCCTGGCCCGTCAACCGCACGGACCTCGAAGCCGTCCTGGCCAGCAGCGATCCTTTGACTAAAGAATCCGTAAACAACCTCGCCAACGAACTCAAGGGATTTCACACCATTGAATTTTTGCTCTTTGACGAAGGCGGCAGCAAAACCATCGACGACTTCACCCCGCGCCAATACGATTATTTGATCGCGGCAACAGAATTGCTCGAAGATGCGGCAACAGACTTGCACACGAGTTGGATTGCATCCGGCGAAAACTTCCGCGCAGAGGTGGCCAATGCCGGCGCTGGAAGCAGTGCCTACACCACGCAAAAAGCCGCTGCCCAAGAAATGGTCAACGGCATGATCGGCATTGCCGACGAAGTCGGAAATGGCAAAATTGCCGATCCCTTTACCGAGCAAGATACGCGTCTGGTGGAATCGCAATTCAGCTTTAACTCTCTCCTCGATTTTCAAGACAACATGCGCAGCATTCGAAATGTTTATGAAGGGGGGTACAATGTTGAAGCAATGGGCCTCGATGAATTTGTCAAAAGCAAAGACTCCGCCCTCGACCAGCGTGTCAAAGCGGAAATTCAGGCAACCATCACAGAAATTGGCAAAATCTCCTTCCCATTCCGCGACGCCCTCGCCACCGATGCCGCGCAAATAACAGCGGCACAACAGGCCATTGCAACCTTGCAACAAACGCTCGAAGGGGATGTTATGCGTCTGGTATTAGCAGAACAATAGAATGTGAAACGTGAGAAGCCCCCCAACTCCGCCGTCCTGA
This is a stretch of genomic DNA from Gemmatimonadota bacterium. It encodes these proteins:
- a CDS encoding peptidase M75 → MRHITLSIILALSLAACGSKGENPVAPEPEPGYDFSPILTDFADKTVIPTYKHLADVSTDLLTAVTNLKNNPSSATLGTARAKWVAARTPWEQSEGFLFGPVDFSGYDPALDSWPVNRTDLEAVLASSDPLTKESVNNLANELKGFHTIEFLLFDEGGSKTIDDFTPRQYDYLIAATELLEDAATDLHTSWIASGENFRAEVANAGAGSSAYTTQKAAAQEMVNGMIGIADEVGNGKIADPFTEQDTRLVESQFSFNSLLDFQDNMRSIRNVYEGGYNVEAMGLDEFVKSKDSALDQRVKAEIQATITEIGKISFPFRDALATDAAQITAAQQAIATLQQTLEGDVMRLVLAEQ
- a CDS encoding outer membrane beta-barrel protein — encoded protein: MNRRFLFSICLTLALPISIMAEDQKSAPKIKFTGYGELIYSHFDYGPDQKSGPAGSPPDSRATIDIARLALEMELRLLRGVELETEVEIEHGGTGGALEIEYEEFGEYETEVEKGGEVILEELYIKREFSDAFNIRLGHFYVAVGLTTEQYHPTDFFGTRRPESETAVIPAIWHETGIEISGHTNRLTYQLQLVNGLDATGFDSQNWIVGGHQTRFEEVRATNMALVGRLDYRLIDGLTFGVSGYRGNSADNRPKPDMKDADAYVSIFDVHAVLRYNRFRAQGMYLYGNLQNADIVSERNRTLSNNLDVLRTPVASAAYAFYAEAGYDIMPFFTSRKEDQCHLFFRFDSYDTMAEMPQNFFDNPRFQRRVYTLGINYTMGNAVVLKGDYAMRRLGTDNFNGENTASFALGFQF